From the genome of Phlebotomus papatasi isolate M1 chromosome 2, Ppap_2.1, whole genome shotgun sequence:
gatttgggcgttaaagcctttgtaaattccacaaaaggcgctcaattataaaggatcacgataaaataggaagaactacagcgaatttgagcgaatcagcttcataattaaacgtgaaaattgtcaacaaaattttgcgcccgattgaaaaagagccgattgagagagaatctACTACTCTACTGTACTCAAAAAATCTAGTTTCCTGTACGTTTTTCTTTACCTTACAAAATTCCTTGCATTGTGATCATAGGCTTAATCCAAAAATCTTATGATAAGAGAGAAAAGACaaaagaactttcaatcggtcaaaacgcttaaaatcacgaaaagacaattattttgttggaaaatgagtACATGGCAAAATtattacgaattttatcataatattagcATATtacttacataaatatttttcttgtgttaaaaacgttacatggATACACAAAAACATtggttttaatttcgaaaaattcataataaaatcataataatagtgttagttcaataataaaggaaaagttgactctatcgaagtcAATTTCGGTCCAAGtttactctatcggagtccgtagagtaaaaaaatagctgttgactctattgtaaattgactctatcgaggtctcaCTGTAATATTCtctttaacaaatatttaaagaaatttatgtttcGTATTTTGTTTTGTGAATAGCAATTTATcacaaaaagtatttttgtCCTACAATCCATCATTGGCGCCTCGCAAAAGGCATGTGTGTTTGTAATCTGACTTCGTGCTAGAAGGTGCTAATTTTCCAGAAAGACAGACTTGATAATTCCCTGGTAATTGATATGAGTGACAAAAGAATTTCGGCATAAGAAAACCACCAAACAATATCAACATTATCGTCACGTTTGCCATTTGAAATTCATATTTCTGCCCAAATTGGTCGGTCTCTGGGAGGTGCAATAAAGTTAACAATAGTGCTATAGAACGGAACTTGCAGTGACTTGGGAGTGAGATCCTGTCTCAAATATTCCTCTCTGTCTGGACAAGAGCAAATTGTCACCAGAGAAGAGAATGCGAAACAAATAATTCTGTCCCATTTATGGGAAATGGGAACAATAGGAATTCCATGGTATCACTGTCCGGAAATGGACAATCAAAGAGTCGCACAATTTCACTTTGGCACAGTTGGACAGTTTGCGGAAACGCAAGTTTCAGTTCCATTTGCACTCTCAATTGCTCCTCAACGTGTCTGTCTTTTGTGTGAGAATCAATTTGTTATTGAGTCTGAAagttttttgtgttgttgcagCACTCACAAGTTCTTCAGCGCATGAAGACGGACAGAGTGGCGATGACGAGACCAGAGGAGGATCGACGAAGACGGACAATTATAGTGGAGAAGAAGAATGGATCTTATGGATTCACGCTTCAGAGCTACGGGATTCACTACAAAAAGGAACAGGAGGTGAGTAATGACTtggtaattttttaaagaagagatacttttttacattttaggggaacgtactctcccttcgaacgttcatagcttcgaataatgtgaattttcattgattttcctaagagacttacacataattatcaaaaattgataataagctaactaatatttagcagaaatgtgtaagtctcttaggaaaactaaaagaaaattgacattattcgaaggcatgaactttcgaaggcagagtactttcccctatttctttTAGAAGAAAGTATTATTGAGCGTCCTGAAAAAACTCTGCCCGTATTTTTTGGCCACGCCTCTTCAAAAgggatgaaaatgaaaatgattaAGGATTAGGCTGTATTttggtaataataaaaaaaagtaaaaataaagtttCAAATTCGAAATATGTAATAAATTACCATGCAATGGTTGAAAACCgggaagtttcttggaaaatgaaaaattagaaaGGTCAGAATCATATTGATATCTCAGTTAGTAATTTATGATTAATTTTACGTTCCTaatgggagactggggcaaaaagtaacaaattgaaaattccaaaattcaatCTCGTCCtatataaaaaagatagcggcttaatttttttccatagataacctccatagaccttcttcatcGCACTAAGTTTCCTAGCATTAGAACtaagaattgaaaaaataaaaaaaaatattgaaatttttagtccagtttttcaaatattttccttagaacaaatatcaatttttacctacttattttctaaaattgatgcactgatgaatatttcctaaataattaggattctttgaatacgaagccgttatccattttagcattttctaaagattcttttctccagaaaccGTATTAATAAAAACGACCACTACtgggggtaaaaagtaacaaaaagctatggggcaaaaagtaacaaaaaccgaagctatttctgatgtctcacggcaaaaagaaacgtcattgctatgtgtcgccgcttgtcgTTGTAGACAGCGATGATGATGAAGATTGAAGGTAGATTTGAAGACTTTCAAATCTACCTTGAGGGTAACCCTTCCAATCCTGAAGAAAGCCTTTCACAACATGAACGCTAATCTTTCCAGAATTGAGCACTGGGTATTATCCAACGGTTTGATTTTAAATCCCAAAAAATCCCAAGCTAATGTAATTTCAAAAAAGGAGTGTCTTGATTTTCATCGATTACACCTTTACGGTGAAACTATTTCTTTTTCTGATCAGGTCAAAAATCTGGATGTAATCTTCAACACAACTCGCTATTGGTCTGATCAGGCCACTTCTATTTGCCGTAAGGTCAATTATTCTCCTTATACCCTTcgacgcttccgggacatcacgcTCTTTGACACTCGTTTGAtccttcttcctttttttcaattACGGAGCAGAGCTCTTTTTAATAAAGAGctaacattttcattttaaatgattgtgtcaggtatatctGCGGCTTGAGTCGCCGAGACCATATGACGCCTCACAGAAACGTTTTCATTGGTTATGTTGGGacctgaaggggaattctgtaacggtgtgacaatgtcatgtcatatgacatattttcgtggttaaatttggaagtcagcatcgaatggccattgcaaggaactctatgaagcttttagtaactgatatgagtaGAATTTACGATTAGTTATTCAAAATTTactgcataaatattttttaatttgtcatatgacattgtcatactgttactgAATTCCCCTGCTGGTGTCCCGTCAGAGAATGCGAGCTGTTCTATTCTTGTTCCATCTATTGATCTTTGGATGACCTGATCCTGAGTACCTGTCGGGCATTCTGGTCAGGCGGGGGTTCGGCCAGGGGGTTCTTAGTGCCTAAAGTTAACAGTGATTACCTTTACAGAACACtttttgttaaatttcttttgtttttgtaattttttctctttattgttttttttatcttcctctttttttgttttttttcattctgcACTTAAGTGATATTTACTCGGCAACTCTTCGGCAGATTTCGTCAAATTAATCTCGcccaattcgccattttcgccttttcagaatgactgaatagaattttcttgccaaaaatagctgttagaaaatatttcaaaaagcaattttctcGTTCAGTTAGAGGAAACGATCTTCtaaaaagttgtagaggaataaatttcctatgaaaatgtcatctgtattttttaaatttacgggaGCCGGTAATAAAACGAATAgaaatgtgataattttaccccatgcctgatactaattgccccagcatttttgagaatggtcagaAAATTACCTCTTGGAAAATGGTTTGATAATAATGTAATttgttacaaaataaaggaaaattactttcacaaagttgtagtgcggtaaatttattataaaaccgcgctaattagaaatttctggggcgctcggatagcttgtaaaaaaataaaacatccgttttgtgactttttgccccggtctcctctacTGATCAAAAGTACCATTATAATCGTAAAAGGAGATTTCCCATGAAAAAATATTCCACGCCTTTTACTGaatcctacacagaaaaaaaaattgtaaaaatcttcgtaaatgtttgtgaattcctataggggagttacgaaatgctcgtgaatcgtacaatccacaaacaagttcgtaaaagtatgtacttttttcacaaacattgttcgtaacatgatcacttgacgagcattttttgtacttttacaaacatttgttcgtaaatgttcgtaaacacacaaaaaatgttcgtgaaattttgtcatttgttcgtaaatgttcacaAAATGTttgacaggaaaacaaacatttaagaacaaatgacaacattttactaacattttttgtgtgtttacgaacatttacgaacaaatgtttgtaagagtacaaaaaatgctcctcaagtgatcatgttacgaacaatgtttgtgaaaaaagtacaaacttttacgaacatgtttgtgggttatacgattcacgagcatttcgtaactcccctataggaattcacaaacatttacgaacagttttacaaaatatttttttctgtgtatagggTAAATTGGGGTAACTTGGTTTGATTCTGAAAATTCTgctttaagcggtcttcagactagaagtttagcccagttcccgaaggcctcaaaatcctgaatagcgatTAATTTAGTTGCCTTTTGAGAGCCTCAAatgtcatttatttttaataattcaatcccaagttaaacttttccaaaaaatcgtaattggtTAGATATTtgaacagttaagccatttggttaagccttagatctgaagcccgtattatgcTTTAGGCCTTAAGACTTCTTGAAGAGGAACGgctgatatttgcaaataagaAATCTTTTAGTTTTATCGAGTTCTCTGATTGGTTAAAGCTTGGAATGTGTCCAATCTCTAGCCAATCAAAAAGCGTAATAAGGCTAAAATATGTTGCAGGATTAAATAATTTACTATCTGAATATTAacccaaaatttccacaaaatacgATTTgtgtttcaaaaatatttagacGATGTACGAGGATTGTATTTCCCCTTGCACCTTTTAAAAGTGcccatggaaaatttgtgttAATTTGGACAATTTATGCAAATTATCTCTGACAACATAAATTATTGTTATGATGGTCAAGCAGAAATTCTTTTACTTAAATCGTctttgtaattattttaaaatattttccactgacataaaattagatttttattcCTTTGAATTGGCTATAAAGTCATTGCTTTATGAATTACATTGTTATTAACTGCATCACTTTGCTCAGAATATCacacttttattaaattaagtGCAATTATCGCTTTATGTCCTAGGCAAGCAAGATTTTTCATACAAACCatgttgcaaaaaaatataggacaaagtatgagaaaaatatcaaaagccCATAAAACTCTGATGTCATTTTCACATTTCCTCACACCACTTATATTCAATTTGGAAGCTCTCAAGCCCCTCTTATGCTTTTAACGCAATTTTCCGGCTTTTAAACAGGCAAAAGGATGTACAAGTACATGTTAGTGTGAAATTTGGAGGGATTGTAAATGACTTTTTTATCCGTTGACGAAAGCAGAAAAGTGCTTCTGTAATGACAAAAGTTGAGAGGCATTTGAAACTTTGATACTTTGTAAAGGCGCACATAAAACTTAAGACTTGCAATGCCTTCCGAGCAATTATGTGTGCAGAACGAAGAGTGAGAAAAGAAAACCATACTCTTAACACTTGATATTACAAAGAAATTGCAAATAAGAGTCCTACAAGTTTGAAAATACAGCAATTATTAAAAGGCGAATATTATCTATTTTTGTGGTTCTACAAAGCTTCAGAACAAAAGACGGAACATCATAAAACTAGGAGAAATCACATTCAGAAATCCTGTTCAAACTTCGAAATTCTCGATTGTCAAAACGCGTCCATCTCGTCCATCTTCACTTTATTGTGAGGGTTGTGAGATAAAAAATAGGAACGACATTTAGGTACTATTCCTGtcctttttaattcttttatgatAAATGAGTAACCAgtctttttcaacttgtgacatggctagagaccaaacggtaagagatatcgacttccatcACCTTCGACGACCCCACCCGcataaatttggaatttttactaagattttgaaatttcaaaatcaaacttGATTTTATCATTCACAATTAGAGCTTGAAagttctatttgaaaagccaaaatacagacattcttacttcttgatactttCGAAAGGTGGtactttcgaatttcgaagtgctcaaatttcaaaatatgtcTGTCTTCTCTTTGTTATGCGGAAAACACAAAATAACGACGTTTATTGTTTCTGTTCCATTACACAatgcaacacgatttttggcacacAGATCGcgcatggtacgtttggtagagccgagtctcctgatcaagaatctgtttttCGTTTTGTTCCTAGGCGTcacaattttgtttaattagttgttttatagtTTCTCTGCAATTTCTtatattatccgttatatcGCGAGTTCTAGTGAaagtaacttaaaaaaaataggtttgTTGGAAAGGTAATTTAGTTGTACTTCAACTTTgtatattacagtagactctctctcaattgggcaaaatatcatccggtttatcgataggtTTTGgcgtcaaaacctttgtaaattccacaagaaGCACTCAAATATAAAGaccacgataaaataggaaaaactacagcaaatttgagcaaattagctttataattaaccgtgaaaattgtcaacaaaatttttcgcccgattgaaaaagaccCAATTGAGCGAGAGTATACTATAcatgatttttgtaaaaaaaaatccttagggGCGAAAAAATCAAGTCTAactaaaaattctcaaaaaatacCTTAGaatggtattttaaaaaatcgtataaactaaactaaactaaatattaatgtactctcttcagcacacaattattattaatcgtatcgagatatattcattacaaaggtaatcattttacaatgtccatatcccgtgttagaagaatctgctagtccgtttgtagactcgcccaggagcgccttccccgcattgtggatgcttcttccatgctcccggagttgttgggcgtaggcggtgcattatattacgtaattaacatatgaaaattgcctaaattAGATCAGAACTTttcaccgggcgggactcgaactcacaacagtaagtcgagccggggaatcgatccgcccaagagataacgatcttgcctattgcgccactgattccccagcacacaatagataccacttaggactacaCTTTATTTATAGATGACATTCTATCCTGCTCCAATTCTtctaaatgctttttttttctacaaacaCGAAATCTCTAGCCTGgagcaaatttttttcaaatacaattATTTTCTGGACAAATTAATGATGATATCGACTTCAAATGTTCCGATTATCCTCCATAAATTGATTCAAGAACTCTAAATGATACTACAATTTCCTCTATACGAATTTTCGAGTTGATCGAGTTGATCTAAAAGACATACTGGAGGAATTACCTCTAAAATTAAACTACTTCTACATTTATATATGTGTTTCCAGCTGAATTTTGCTAATCTTAAAACGAAACTCGCGAGACAGTACCATACATTTGGTATACATTTAATTAGCACTGTTCTTGACAAATTCTTCCATCggaaattatttctttattctCTTTAAGTATAACCGTATCAAACTATTAGAATTGGCGATCGACACTGATTTAAGATCTGAAACAAAAATGGGGGTCAGCCATGAGAGCCTCTAAACCTAACCTTAAATTTTACCTGAGCCTTTAAATCTTGCCCTCTTAAAATCTTCCCCAATTCTGGCTTTCTTTCCTTGTTTATCTTATAAATAGAATCTTTTTAAGTCCTCTAATTCTATCTTTCTTTAGTTTCCTACTTACAGGCATTTTCTAACTTTTAGTTCAAAATCTTCCTCGTAGACGTCCTTCAGAAACTCTGTCATAAATCCTATAAATAAATCTTCTGTGAAACGTGTAGCCTAATTTTCTCTTGGTTTTTTACTTACAAAGCTTATAAATTTCCAGCAAATTATCACTTCTAAATTTTTCGTCCGTCATGATcgaattcccaccaaaaactgGCATCTCTACGTTTTCACCTACATGGCAATACTAAAACTACAAAATGGCTGCCCCCTTACAAttctatcaatttgaatttgaatctgCAACAAGCACTTTTTGTTCTGCTGACCGGTCTGCATACTGACcggaactgctgaccggtcagcatatttttgctgatctaCTCAgccaaaatatgctgaaaacgcagATGTTTTTCAGCTAATTGTCCTTGATGGGAAGTCTcagttctttttaaaaatatgataaagaggcccatttttaattttcaaaggtgcctaaCTTCTCCTTATAGCAAATAACTGGAGCAATACCGATAAGTATTCGCAGGAATACCGATAAGTGCCTGTAGTTACCGGGAGAATTTATCGGGAGATTTGAGCGTCAGAGCCATTGTAAactccacaaaaagcgctcaattatacagaatcacaataaaataggaagaactacagcaactttgagcaaatttgctacATAattaacgtgaaaattgtcaacaaaatttttcgcccgattgaaaataGCCGATTAACCCAGACTACTGTATCGATCGATAGCCTGTAGTGATCGATAGAGTTTCTGCGAGCAAAAACAGTCTATCGTACATGAATTTCCTTATTGAAATAGACCACTCTTGTTCAAACTATTAATaaatacactaacggccaaaacattaaatacacccttcgtaagcttaaattcacgtgatttggaccgggaaaacgctgtaatatccagttctattgactgaaatagtttcatatataaacctaagaacagttttaaacaagatttgagaaaatacatgagctacaaaatttataatttgaggatcagccaaaaattagctttttggaaaaaatgcaaaagtagccccacattctaaaactgatctaatcttttaataatcatttaatataagctaaatactattagtaaatattattaagagtcagaaaaactgaaaataataccgagggaatatttttggtacggattgtggtcggtttccagtgtgatgtgttctgaaaggggtttcttctttgaatattgaagttttcagcccaaattctagtttttcatatttttttattatttttcaaatttcttcttattattgttgcaatttcatttcttttacttcatcattttatttaaataaacatgaataaaatcataaaatttagttttcctcgaagaatcctcctttaactttgataagcgcctcacaaatttggggcatcctgttgatcaatttctacaaaatgtctgaaggaacttttCCCACACATCCTCAAGTGTTttcaccaagattggaactgatgtcgcgcctaatctcgaaccttgtggtcgagaaaatccaagagaattgcaatgaggctacaatcgggtgactggcgtggctaatgcattcggtttattgggcgtggttttttttttcaagaggataacgatcccaagcacttctcaaagctttgtagaggtttcCTTCTTGAGAAAGGCAAACGCAGGGTCCTGAACTAaatgcattagccaccccaatcacccaattggaaccacatcgaaattttctggaattttctcgaccacaaggtttgagattaggcgcgacatcagttccaatcttggtgaaAACACTTGAGGATGTGTGGGaaaagttccttcagacattttgtagaaattgatcaacaggatgcctcgaatatgtgaggcgcttatcaaagttaaaggaggattcttcgaggaaaactaaattttatgattttattcatgattatttaaataaaatgatgaagtaaaagaaatgaaattgcaacaataataagaagaaatttgaaaaataataaaaaaatatgaaaaactagaatttgggctgaaaacttcaatattcaaagaagaaacccctttcagaatacatcacaccggaaaccgaccacaatccgtaccaaaaatattccctcggtattattttcagtttttctgactcttaataatatttactaatagtatttagcttatattaaatgattattaaaagattagatcagttttagaatgtggggctacttttgtattttttccaaaaagctaatttttggctgatcctcaaattataaattttgtagctcatgtattttgtcaaatcttgtttaaaactgttcttaggtttatatatgaaactatttcagtcaatagaactggatattacagcgttttcccggtccaaattacgtgtatttaagcttacgaagggtgtatttaatgttttggccgttagtgtaaaTGATAATCATGAATTTTCCAGGTCGAAATGATCACGTACGTGGACTACGTGGAGTACGATGGCCCAGCATATCGGGCCGGAATGCGCGAGGGAGATGTGATCCTGTCGATCAATGGGACTGACATGGAAAAAGCCGATCACAAGACCCTTGTGACCTTCATCAAGGAGTGTGATACCCGAATGCGAATGGTTGTGCTGTTTGAAGACTGTGTACGCAAAGTAGAACTCCATATGCGCTACCTTCAGCTCCAAAATGTGCTACAAGGGAAGATGAGCGAACTGGAGAAGATTTGCCTGCGCGAGAGGGAGCTTTTGGAGGGAAAATGGAAGACCCATAGTCTTCCAGCGCGAAAAAAGGCCGGGACGGGCGAAGAAGTGACTGAGGTGGCAGAACCTCTAGGAAATCGTCCCATTTCGACTGAAGATGTTGGGGGTTTGGGAAAGCAACAGCAGAAGAATCACTGCGTGGCGCCACCGCCGACGCAAATGATGCTAGCCTATCGCTACTTAGACCCTCACTGTAGGTACATTTTGCGTCCGTCAGCTTCCACGGGAAGCGGAGAGTATCTCATAAGTATAGCTCCGGCTGGGCCACCGCCAGCTCATCAGCAACGCTGCAAGAGTCAGCAGTATCTGAGGAGAGTACCATCGTCAGATAACACTACAGCCTCATCTCTGCCCGATGACAATACTCCAAAACGCTCTCAGGCTCAGGATCAGCACAAATCTAAGTCCAGTCGTCACTGTCATGGGCATTCCTGCAATCCTTGCCATTTCGGCAAGAGCAAAGCCAACAATGGGGACAATGTAAGCCTGGATGCTTACGACTTGGCTAGTCCCTGTTGCGAAGCTCAGTGCATTCCAGTGAGACGTAGATCCAGGCATCACAGCAAGGATCACCATCACAAGCACAAGCATCGTAGCAAAGAATCCAAGGAGCGTCATCAACGCACACAGGTTACTCAACCTCCAGCTCCACCTCCACAGTTCGCCAATCATCAACCTCGCTATTACGATCTCAGTGCCGGGCTCGCGAGTCACTGCAGTCTGCATTCCTGCACATCCAGTGAATTCGCCGCGACAACTGTTGAGGGTTCTGTGACATCGTACACGACATCCTTGAGCACAGACACTCTCTGGGATCCGCACAGTGAGTCCTCAAGAGGTCACTCGGTGAAATCCTCCACCGGGAATCCCAGATCTCGCGCTAGTGTCTCATACTACGCTCAAGCGCCCCCTCAGGGCTTCCCCACGCGTTTCTACCCGCATGCAGCCCAGATTCAGCCCCTTCCGGGCTACGGATATGCCGTGCATAAGCCCAAATCCTGGGACAATCTCACAACGAAGGCAATCGGTGGGTATGGCTTTGGCTATGGCTACTTGGACACTGTGGCGCCCAAGATGGCCCATCAGCCACCCCAGAGACACTCAATGCCCCGCAAGATGACACCAGCCTACGAAAGGTACACAACCTTCTCGGATGTGGAGAACTACGCTCCACCGCCATCGCAGTTTGTCCAGCAGACAACGACAACCACCACCACAATCAGTTTGGTGGGGGCGCCAATGTGTGAGTGTCTCGAGGGCGCCACAGTAGCCAAGGGAACTGCCACAACCCAAGTCACACCTGGCCCTGCTGGCTACTACTCAAGCCTCCCGCCCAGAGCCCACGATTCGGCCACTATGCCATCCACCACAGTGGCCGAGATCACGAGGCTCTAGTATTCCCCCCAGGgtagataaaaaaaagtgaaaatctaGTCAAGACTTGAGAGCTAAACAGTGAATAAGAGCATTCCTGCAAATTCTCCccattttctttttctattagATAAAATGCCTAGTTTAAGTGTAAAACTCAATTTATTACAATTAAATGTCCTTAGCAAAAACTTACGGCTTTTCTGTCGACACTGGGTGCTTTTTGGATCCAATCCTGAGGATAGCTGGATGGGTGAGTAACTTTGAAGAAGATGGTGCAGAGTGATGTTAGGAAAGAGTCCTGAAAGTTTGGTAATGTTTTTGATACTCTCGTTTTAAGGACTTTTACTCTCGTTTTAAGGATCACAACTGATTTACTGAATCGCTTGAATCACTCAAAGGTCGTCCGAAATAActtaatataattgattttatatgataaaaattagttatcggtttataaccagTTCATCACCAGTTCATAaacgattggaaccggttcagtcttgtcagaaattccaagacctttccaacgagtcaaaatatgataccattcagttgaaaaatacgctTCCTAGAGTCTTCTTgagctttgaccttgaaaacctgttattaagaatgatttaacggtattttcgtataacgAAGAAATGTTTGTCTGGTTAATTTCTGAACAtatctaaatataaaaaaactcGCAGGACGTGTTTTCAAGCAATAacaatggttttggagggggaGAGAAGGGATTGTGGAAAAATGAGGAGCATACTAGGTCGACTTATGGACTATTCTGACCTCATTGGGTCTGTGAATGTGGAGTAATCCGAGCTACAACACACTTCCAACGTGTGTTTAACCGTCCGTCTTCAACGAGggttaaaatcaattttaatgtcCCTTCCGTTACTCTATCGTCAATACCATCTGGAGCGCATAAGCACTTTCaaagagagaacggaaagagatatcgacaagcggttttcggcaaaggttaaatatcgatggTCAGCTAGGGCAGCTAGAAGTTAGTGATGCCAGATTCAACCTATCATTCCCCTCCCCCATTTTAGAAcaca
Proteins encoded in this window:
- the LOC129804810 gene encoding uncharacterized protein LOC129804810, with the translated sequence MAEIVSPTSNLPPSARKSTPDISEEDELEASTHSQVLQRMKTDRVAMTRPEEDRRRRTIIVEKKNGSYGFTLQSYGIHYKKEQEVEMITYVDYVEYDGPAYRAGMREGDVILSINGTDMEKADHKTLVTFIKECDTRMRMVVLFEDCVRKVELHMRYLQLQNVLQGKMSELEKICLRERELLEGKWKTHSLPARKKAGTGEEVTEVAEPLGNRPISTEDVGGLGKQQQKNHCVAPPPTQMMLAYRYLDPHCRYILRPSASTGSGEYLISIAPAGPPPAHQQRCKSQQYLRRVPSSDNTTASSLPDDNTPKRSQAQDQHKSKSSRHCHGHSCNPCHFGKSKANNGDNVSLDAYDLASPCCEAQCIPVRRRSRHHSKDHHHKHKHRSKESKERHQRTQVTQPPAPPPQFANHQPRYYDLSAGLASHCSLHSCTSSEFAATTVEGSVTSYTTSLSTDTLWDPHSESSRGHSVKSSTGNPRSRASVSYYAQAPPQGFPTRFYPHAAQIQPLPGYGYAVHKPKSWDNLTTKAIGGYGFGYGYLDTVAPKMAHQPPQRHSMPRKMTPAYERYTTFSDVENYAPPPSQFVQQTTTTTTTISLVGAPMCECLEGATVAKGTATTQVTPGPAGYYSSLPPRAHDSATMPSTTVAEITRL